The sequence TAGGATTAAACTTTAACACTTGTCGGGTGTAATAGTTCACGCCCCAGTAATCATAGGTGCCTTTAAGCTCTTTATATTTTCTGTGAATGAAAAGCCCCGGCAAGATGCCTTTATCCAGAGCCTCAACGATAATACAGTTAAAGTTGTAATCGGCAGTGTCCACTATTATTTGATCCAGAATGTATTTTTTAGCAGGCTGGAAAACAGGAAAATGTTTCGCTATTCCAATCCATGAGTTAATGTCAAATCTTTTAATTATTTTATATGCTTGCGCATGCGCCCTCAACACATTTCTTAAAACTCTAAAATAAAGTAACACGTTATTTTTGAAAGGCGGATATTCTCCGCTTACCCATCCCATATATGCATACACTGATGGCTCGTTTATTGTCACCCATATTTTGACATGCTCTACAAGTTCTTCTACAATCTTCTCAACATATTCTGTGAAGAAAACAACGTTTTCTGTTTTTTCCCACCCTTTCCTTAAAAAGAACCATGCTGGGTTAGTAAAGTGATGCAACGTTACGATTGGCTCTATAGAATACTCTTTTAAAGCCTTCACCACTTTAAGATACTTTTTGATAGCTTTATCGTTCCATGCACCTTGCTTCGGTTGAACTCTACTCCACTCAATTGAAAAACGATAAGCATTATAGCCAAGCTCAGCCATGAGCTTTATATCCTCATCATAAAGATTCCAACTATTGCATGCTAGTCCGCATTCTGGCAGTTTTCCCTTCCTCTCCCACATATACCATTCATTGTAAATATTTCCTCCCTCAATTTGGTGACTTGACGTCGCCGTGCCAAAGAGAAAATCCTCGGGAAATCTTACTTCCATAATTCCACAGCTTTAAGATAACAAGGTAATGCTAATATTTTTTGGTTACAAATTTCAGAATATTTTAAGGGATAGCTTAGTGTAAGCTACAATTTTAAGTTAGCTTTCGCTATTATTATCGGAGCGTGATCAAGTTATGATCTTTAAGCTTTGCGAAAAACTGCCGCCAATGGAAGAGGTTGAAAAGCAGCTAAGATTTAACGAAAACACTGGTTGTTATGTAATATTCACTGGCGTCGTTAGAGGATTGACAGGAGATGGGGAGAAGGTTTTAGGCCTTTACTATGAAGCTAACGAATCCTTAGCCTCAAAGGTCTTCTCAAAAATTGTAGAGAAGGCTAAAAAAGGAATAGGCATTCACGACGCCGTGTTATATCATAAAATTGGCTATGCCAAAGTGGGAGAGAAAGTGATGTACGTTGGCGTATCTGCTAGAGGTAGAGCCGAAGCTTTTGAAGCTATACAGGAACTCGTTAATAGAATAAAAAAGGAAGTTCCTATATGGAAAAAGGAAATAACTGAGTCGAAAGAATACTGGGTTGGTGTAAAAGAATAATTTTCCAATGGGAATCTTAACGATTAAAAATTTAGAATTAAACTGGATAATTAACTGGGAGGAATGATGACATCCCTAGAAAGATTTTACCTACTGTTACATCCTAGACCAGCATATGTTATCGGCGTTGGACGATACGGCGAGAAGATTAATTTTATGGCCGCTAGCTGGGTTATGCCTATAGCCGAGGAACCGCCCAGAGTTGCCGTAGCCGTAGACATAGAAAGCTATAGTCACGAATTGCTTAGAGAATATGGTGAATTTACAGTGAACGTTCTGTCTATTGATTACTTAAAAGAGCTCTACTTTTTCGGCTCTACCAGCGGAAGGAAGGTGGATAAGGCTAAAAAGCTAGGATTAAAAGTTATTAAAGGAGAAAAGGTTAATGCTCCATACCTGGATATCGCAATGGGAGTAGTAGAATGCAAAGTCGTAGAAGAATATTCTAGTGAAGATACTACTCTCTTCATTGGAGACGTTGTGCACGTTATGGCTAAAAGCGAATATTTCAGTGCGAAAAGCGGCTGGAACTTTAAGAAAATGAACATACCATTACACAATTGGGGTAGGGGATTCTACACTGTAGGAAGATTCCACATGCCTTAAGCATTGTAGTGGAACTGGTAGTATTCGCTGAGTATAAGAAGAATAAACTATTTCAGAAAAAGCTTTAATATGCCAAAAGCAGCGCCAGTAGCTATGCAACCACCACCTGTCAATAAGAACATAGTCCTCATTCCATTAAGTATTATCTGCTGAACCCCAGGTTTGTAAGCAACAACTAGAACTTCAGAACCTGGTAAGAACATAACTAAGC is a genomic window of Thermoproteales archaeon containing:
- a CDS encoding glycoside hydrolase family 1 protein, with translation MEVRFPEDFLFGTATSSHQIEGGNIYNEWYMWERKGKLPECGLACNSWNLYDEDIKLMAELGYNAYRFSIEWSRVQPKQGAWNDKAIKKYLKVVKALKEYSIEPIVTLHHFTNPAWFFLRKGWEKTENVVFFTEYVEKIVEELVEHVKIWVTINEPSVYAYMGWVSGEYPPFKNNVLLYFRVLRNVLRAHAQAYKIIKRFDINSWIGIAKHFPVFQPAKKYILDQIIVDTADYNFNCIIVEALDKGILPGLFIHRKYKELKGTYDYWGVNYYTRQVLKFNPTRIFTLFAQPLKRVSEEVTDMGWDVYPEGLYNVLMRLKISGKPIIITENGIATRDDSQRICFIVRHLYQVWRAMNEGVDVRGYMYWSFIDNYEWVEGFKPRFGLVEVDYESFERKPRESALFYGKLAREKKIDEKYLNACLSKAKKLKMLGSSTCDSSS
- a CDS encoding molybdenum cofactor biosynthesis protein MoaE, translating into MIFKLCEKLPPMEEVEKQLRFNENTGCYVIFTGVVRGLTGDGEKVLGLYYEANESLASKVFSKIVEKAKKGIGIHDAVLYHKIGYAKVGEKVMYVGVSARGRAEAFEAIQELVNRIKKEVPIWKKEITESKEYWVGVKE
- a CDS encoding flavin reductase family protein; this encodes MTSLERFYLLLHPRPAYVIGVGRYGEKINFMAASWVMPIAEEPPRVAVAVDIESYSHELLREYGEFTVNVLSIDYLKELYFFGSTSGRKVDKAKKLGLKVIKGEKVNAPYLDIAMGVVECKVVEEYSSEDTTLFIGDVVHVMAKSEYFSAKSGWNFKKMNIPLHNWGRGFYTVGRFHMP